The Dunckerocampus dactyliophorus isolate RoL2022-P2 chromosome 16, RoL_Ddac_1.1, whole genome shotgun sequence genome includes a window with the following:
- the LOC129168933 gene encoding solute carrier family 22 member 4-like, which produces MRDYDASVAFLGEWGRFQLMVFFMLCSTILPNGLNSFSLVFVTDTPKHRCLVPEVNLSQAWKEAVIPIEEVNGELERSQCRRYRLDVVRNLSDMGLVPGQDVNLSSLEQEDCVDGWSYSSERYQSTVVSEFDLVCNESWKQPFTSTVFFLGVLVGSFFSGVLSDRFGRKPVLFATMAVQAVFNLAQIASPSWEVLCVFFFCSGLGNISNYISCYVLGTEILTGKARVAYASMGVCIGFALGYMMLPLVAYFLRSWMNLTVAIAVPAVFYIPLWWVLPESPMWLLSQGRVAEAETIVRRAAKMNRVEAPEKIFTDYLIHANTPEAKSVQRYTFLDLLRRRSIAATTIILCFVWFTLSICYFGLSLNTSRLHSDPYISCFLSAVVEVPAYSSTCLAVRFLPRRVAVILVFLVVALSLFFIQLVPQSVLGVAVALEMLGKFAVTAGTSLLFAFTAELYPTGLRNTASGTCVMVSRTGSCIAPFLLQLNVYFKYLSYVTFGSLAMVSAFVTLFLPESFRRPLPETIQQMHKRQSLMRPCITRRKTSKCVTVL; this is translated from the exons ATGAGGGACTACGATGCCAGCGTGGCCTTCCTGGGAGAGTGGGGGCGCTTCCAGCTGATGGTCTTCTTCATGCTCTGTTCCACCATCTTGCCCAACGGACTGAACTCCTTCTCCCTGGTCTTCGTCACGGACACACCCAAACACCGCTGCCTGGTCCCCGAGGTCAACCTCAGCCAAGCCTGGAAGGAAGCTGTGATCCCAATAGAG GAGGTCAACGGGGAGCTGGAGAGGAGCCAATGCCGCAGGTACAGACTGGATGTGGTCCGCAACCTCTCTGACATGGGTCTGGTTCCCGGGCAGGACGTCAACCTGAGCAGCCTGGAGCAGGAGGACTGCGTGGACGGCTGGAGCTACAGCAGCGAACGCTACCAGTCCACCGTGGTCTCTGAG TTTGACCTGGTTTGCAATGAGAGCTGGAAGCAGCCGTTCACCTCCACCGTTTTCTTCCTGGGAGTTCTTGTGGGGTCCTTCTTCTCGGGGGTGCTCTCAGACAG gTTTGGCCGTAAGCCGGTTCTGTTTGCAACCATGGCGGTTCAGGCCGTGTTCAACCTGGCTCAGATCGCCTCGCCCTCCTGGGAGGtgctctgtgtgttttttttttgcagtggatTGGGAAACATCTCCAATTACATCTCCTGCTATGTGCTGG GCACAGAAATCTTAACGGGCAAGGCTCGAGTGGCGTACGCATCGATGGGCGTGTGCATTGGCTTCGCCTTGGGCTACATGATGCTGCCCCTCGTGGCTTACTTCCTCAGGAGCTGGATGAACCTGACAGTGGCAATCGCAGTGCCTGCCGTGTTCTACATCCCCCTCTGGTG ggtCCTCCCAGAGTCTCCGATGTGGTTGTTGTCTCAAGGACGAGTGGCGGAGGCCGAGACCATTGTGAGGAGAGCTGCAAAGATGAACAGAGTGGAAGCTCCGGAGAAAATCTTTACCGATTACCTGATACATGCAA ACACACCCGAGGCAAAGTCTGTGCAGCGCTACACTTTCCTTGACCTGCTGAGGAGAAGAAGCATCGCAGCAACAACAATCATTCTGTGCTTTGTGTG GTTCACACTGAGTATCTGCTACTTTGGCCTGTCCTTGAACACATCACGACTCCACTCGGACCCGTACATCAGCTGCTTCCTGTCTGCCGTGGTGGAGGTGCCAGCGTACAGCAGCACCTGCTTGGCCGTGCGCTTCCTACCTCGACGCGTGGCCGTCATCCTGGTCTTCCTGGTCGTGGCCTTGTCGCTCTTCTTCATTCAGCTGGTACCTCAAA GTGTATTAGGGGTGGCCGTAGCCTTGGAGATGCTGGGTAAATTTGCAGTGACCGCCGGCACGTCGCTTCTCTTTGCCTTCACCGCTGAGCTCTACCCAACCGGCCTGAGGAACACGGCATCTGGGACGTGCGTCATGGTTTCCAGGACGGGAAGCTGCATTGCACCATTTCTGCTGCAACTAA ATGTCTACTTCAAGTATCTGTCATACGTCACCTTTGGGTCTCTGGCCATGGTGTCCGCCTTTGTCACGCTCTTCCTACCAGAGAGTTTTAGGCGCCCTCTACCTGAGACCATCCAGCAAATGCACAAGAGACAAAG CCTGATGCGTCCATGCATCACAAGAAGAAAAACCTCCAAATGCGTGACGGTCTTGTGA